One part of the Anaeromyxobacter sp. Fw109-5 genome encodes these proteins:
- a CDS encoding NAD(P)H-binding protein has translation MTNLLILGATGVIEASDLDHTILRPGWFTRDDEVSYQITQKGQPFLGHDVSLNGLSALIVKLALTPRMESRHSIGVSQG, from the coding sequence ATGACGAACCTCCTCATCCTCGGCGCCACCGGCGTCATCGAAGCCTCGGACCTCGATCACACGATCCTGCGCCCGGGCTGGTTCACGCGGGACGACGAGGTCTCGTACCAGATCACGCAGAAGGGCCAGCCGTTCCTGGGCCACGACGTGTCCCTGAACGGCCTCTCGGCCCTGATCGTGAAGCTGGCGCTCACGCCGCGGATGGAGAGCCGCCACAGCATCGGCGTGAGCCAGGGCTGA